A single window of Nocardia sp. NBC_01327 DNA harbors:
- a CDS encoding ABC1 kinase family protein has protein sequence MAVRRIGAQRRSSGEGERQHDTGGHPPARPAVRAAKLAALPIAFAGRRAAGASKRALGRSPGEVDRDIRLRTAQHLFEVLGELKGFAAKLGQILGIYELALPPELGEPYRIALSRLQDATPAMLPATVHAVLAEAFGPQWRAQFREFDDRRAASATIGQVHRAVWHDGRSVAVKVMYPGARAAVHADLEHLRRMSGLLSVFAPNADIRAVTDQLAECVSAELDFAAEADSQRAFAAAFARDPDFRVPEVVTQGGDVIVSEWLDGIPVSRLIASGAQSERDRVGLLTLRFVLSSAERTGLLYCDPHPGNFRVLPDGRLGVVDFGACPAWPPPQFAPLVQDIAEALLNGGAAELDTAMRRHGFADRLRTYDVQALAEQLLPYVELLRQEHSRVDRAWLRQRVLVALNPRLSNVHRQLTLPAYYTPFARAIATLLGLLSQLEVTGPLRDEILRWSPELAAAMARHHTRTGGPADLAAARSRRAAAAKRDAATG, from the coding sequence ATGGCGGTTCGGCGTATCGGCGCGCAGCGGAGGAGCTCGGGCGAGGGGGAACGACAGCACGATACCGGCGGGCATCCGCCTGCGCGCCCGGCTGTGCGCGCGGCCAAGCTGGCGGCGCTGCCCATTGCCTTCGCGGGCCGTCGAGCGGCCGGTGCGAGCAAACGGGCACTGGGCAGATCGCCGGGCGAGGTGGATCGGGATATCCGATTGCGCACCGCACAGCACCTCTTCGAGGTACTCGGCGAGCTGAAGGGCTTCGCCGCCAAATTGGGTCAGATACTCGGCATCTACGAACTCGCCCTGCCCCCGGAACTGGGCGAGCCGTACCGAATCGCCTTGAGCCGCCTGCAGGATGCGACGCCCGCCATGCTCCCCGCCACGGTGCACGCGGTGCTGGCGGAGGCGTTCGGCCCGCAGTGGCGCGCTCAGTTCCGCGAGTTCGACGATCGCCGCGCCGCCTCGGCCACCATCGGCCAGGTGCACCGCGCGGTGTGGCACGACGGCCGCAGTGTGGCGGTGAAGGTCATGTATCCGGGCGCCCGGGCCGCCGTGCACGCCGATCTCGAGCACTTGCGGCGCATGTCGGGCCTGCTGTCGGTCTTCGCGCCCAATGCCGATATTCGGGCGGTCACCGATCAGCTCGCCGAATGCGTCAGCGCGGAACTGGATTTCGCCGCCGAGGCGGACAGTCAGCGCGCCTTCGCCGCCGCCTTCGCGCGGGATCCGGACTTCCGGGTGCCGGAGGTGGTGACGCAGGGCGGGGACGTCATTGTCAGCGAATGGCTGGACGGCATACCGGTTTCCAGGCTGATCGCCTCCGGCGCGCAATCCGAGCGCGATCGGGTCGGACTTCTGACACTGCGGTTCGTCCTGTCCTCGGCCGAGCGCACCGGGCTGCTCTACTGCGATCCGCATCCCGGGAACTTCCGGGTGCTGCCCGACGGCCGGCTCGGCGTCGTCGATTTCGGCGCCTGCCCGGCCTGGCCCCCACCGCAGTTCGCGCCCCTGGTCCAGGATATTGCCGAGGCGCTGCTCAATGGCGGTGCGGCGGAGCTCGATACGGCCATGCGGCGGCACGGTTTCGCCGACCGGCTGCGAACCTACGATGTGCAGGCGCTGGCCGAGCAGCTGCTCCCCTACGTGGAACTGTTGCGGCAGGAGCACTCTCGCGTGGACCGCGCCTGGCTGCGGCAGCGAGTGCTGGTCGCGCTGAACCCCCGATTGAGCAATGTGCACCGGCAGCTCACCCTGCCCGCCTACTACACCCCGTTCGCCCGGGCCATCGCCACACTGCTCGGCCTGCTCAGTCAGCTCGAAGTCACCGGTCCGCTGCGCGACGAAATACTGCGCTGGTCACCGGAATTGGCCGCGGCAATGGCTCGGCATCACACCCGGACCGGCGGGCCCGCCGACCTCGCCGCCGCACGATCACGCCGCGCCGCGGCAGCGAAACGGGATGCTGCCACCGGGTGA
- a CDS encoding flavin-containing monooxygenase, with amino-acid sequence MNSTNGSPFSPTYEVAVIGAGLGGIGAGVALRKAGVENFVIIDKWSRVGGTWLANTYPGVAVDVPSPVYNFSFQQRSKWSRFFAPGKEIQRYAEEVVDKQGLRDKLRLGSGAAKGVFDEVHDFWRVTLEDGTVITARFVIGAVGGLEQPHNPEIPGIEDYRGKLMHSSRWDHEYDYRGKRVAVIGTGASALQLIPELAKDVAQLTVYQRRAIWIAPKPDFRMGPVLNSVLNFAPVQQTVRFVGNVGVNAGLGAGLAVSAYPRLTSVGLTVGETALKSYLFAQVRDPKLREKLTPDYRLGCKRPSVSNSYFRTFTQPNVDLITEGIQRFTSTGIVTADGGSQDFDMVVLATGFKVMEKGFTPPYPIYGREGLELGEFWDTNRFQAYQGVSVPRFPNAFLIVGPYAYAPGSYIPLIESTSAHAARVISEAGRRGATCVEVRQEPHDRYFARMDKRAKKTHLFSQGCASSNTYYINYQGDGAAFRPSTQLEMYWENRHFPIDDYQFTTARPVRTRADGQRASAPAL; translated from the coding sequence ATGAACTCCACCAATGGTTCCCCCTTTTCCCCCACCTACGAGGTCGCCGTCATCGGCGCGGGTCTCGGCGGCATAGGCGCGGGCGTGGCCCTGCGCAAGGCCGGCGTCGAGAACTTCGTCATCATCGACAAATGGTCCCGCGTCGGCGGGACCTGGCTGGCGAATACGTATCCCGGTGTGGCCGTGGATGTTCCGTCGCCGGTATACAACTTCTCGTTTCAGCAGCGGTCGAAGTGGTCGCGGTTCTTCGCGCCGGGGAAAGAGATTCAGCGGTACGCCGAGGAAGTCGTCGACAAGCAGGGACTGCGCGACAAGCTGCGACTGGGATCAGGGGCGGCCAAGGGCGTCTTCGACGAGGTCCACGACTTCTGGCGGGTGACGCTGGAGGACGGCACGGTGATTACCGCGCGGTTCGTGATCGGCGCGGTGGGTGGGCTGGAGCAGCCGCACAATCCGGAGATTCCGGGAATCGAGGACTACCGGGGCAAACTCATGCACAGCTCTCGCTGGGACCATGAGTACGACTATCGGGGCAAGCGGGTGGCGGTGATCGGCACCGGGGCCAGTGCCCTACAGCTGATCCCCGAGCTGGCCAAGGATGTCGCGCAGCTGACGGTGTACCAGCGCCGCGCCATCTGGATCGCGCCGAAGCCGGACTTCCGGATGGGACCGGTGCTCAATTCGGTGCTCAACTTCGCGCCGGTGCAGCAGACGGTGCGGTTCGTCGGCAATGTGGGTGTGAATGCCGGGCTCGGTGCGGGATTGGCGGTCTCGGCGTATCCACGACTCACATCCGTTGGGCTGACCGTCGGCGAAACCGCTCTCAAGAGCTACCTCTTCGCTCAAGTGCGCGACCCGAAGCTGCGGGAGAAGCTCACGCCCGACTACCGGCTCGGCTGCAAACGGCCGTCGGTCTCCAACTCCTACTTCCGGACCTTCACACAGCCGAATGTGGATCTGATCACCGAGGGGATCCAGCGGTTCACCTCCACCGGGATCGTCACCGCCGATGGCGGCTCGCAGGACTTCGACATGGTGGTGCTGGCGACCGGGTTCAAGGTCATGGAAAAGGGGTTCACGCCGCCGTATCCGATTTACGGACGGGAGGGGCTGGAGCTCGGAGAGTTCTGGGACACCAATAGGTTCCAGGCGTATCAGGGAGTTTCGGTGCCCCGGTTCCCGAATGCGTTCCTGATCGTCGGACCGTATGCGTATGCGCCCGGGTCGTACATCCCGCTGATCGAGTCGACCTCAGCGCATGCCGCGCGGGTGATCTCCGAAGCAGGTCGGCGAGGGGCCACCTGCGTCGAGGTGCGGCAGGAGCCGCATGATCGCTATTTCGCCCGGATGGACAAGCGAGCCAAGAAGACTCACCTATTCAGTCAGGGATGCGCCAGTTCGAACACGTACTACATCAACTACCAGGGAGATGGAGCGGCGTTCCGGCCTTCCACGCAGCTCGAAATGTACTGGGAGAATCGACATTTCCCGATCGATGACTATCAATTCACCACCGCGCGGCCGGTTCGCACACGTGCCGACGGGCAGCGAGCATCCGCCCCAGCGCTCTGA
- a CDS encoding DUF4333 domain-containing protein, with protein MRKIAAVIAVASIPLFAIGCSSSPGSVSKSDVETKTAGVFHDKSHEDAKSTVCDGSLKAEVGATQQCTVTSADNQTWKTTATVTKVDGDTASYDIVFADKFLGPDDIATNVSKFYQDKVGTAPTSTSCNGLLRGATGASVRCVITETDATRWGVTVTATNVEGETVNYNMVVDDQPMP; from the coding sequence ATGCGAAAAATAGCTGCTGTTATAGCCGTTGCGTCTATCCCGCTGTTCGCCATCGGCTGCTCCTCCAGCCCTGGGTCGGTGAGCAAGAGCGATGTGGAGACCAAGACCGCCGGCGTGTTCCACGACAAATCGCACGAGGATGCGAAATCCACTGTGTGCGACGGCAGTCTGAAGGCCGAGGTCGGCGCCACCCAGCAGTGCACCGTCACCTCGGCCGATAATCAGACCTGGAAGACCACCGCCACCGTCACCAAGGTCGACGGCGACACCGCCTCGTACGACATCGTCTTCGCCGACAAGTTCCTGGGCCCCGACGATATCGCCACCAACGTCTCCAAGTTCTATCAGGACAAGGTAGGCACCGCGCCCACCTCCACCAGCTGCAACGGCCTGCTACGCGGGGCCACCGGCGCCAGCGTCCGCTGCGTGATCACCGAAACCGACGCCACCCGTTGGGGAGTCACGGTCACCGCCACCAATGTCGAGGGTGAAACGGTGAACTACAACATGGTCGTGGACGACCAGCCCATGCCGTAG
- a CDS encoding TfoX/Sxy family protein: MSYDEKLADRIRDALGPALPEVVEKKLFGGLAFLIGGNMAVAASGRGGLMVRLDPENYTDLLVPGSVETMVMGGRETRGWVRVTTETVEEDEALIEWVERGVAYAGSLPVKQAAGKGRRK; this comes from the coding sequence ATGAGCTATGACGAAAAGCTTGCCGACCGGATTCGGGATGCGCTGGGGCCGGCGCTGCCGGAAGTGGTCGAGAAGAAATTGTTCGGCGGATTGGCATTCCTGATCGGCGGCAATATGGCCGTCGCCGCCAGCGGGCGGGGAGGCCTGATGGTGCGCCTCGACCCGGAGAACTACACCGATCTGCTCGTGCCCGGATCGGTCGAGACGATGGTGATGGGCGGACGGGAGACACGCGGATGGGTGCGGGTCACCACCGAGACCGTCGAGGAGGACGAGGCGCTCATCGAGTGGGTGGAGCGCGGGGTCGCCTACGCGGGCAGCCTTCCGGTGAAACAGGCCGCGGGCAAGGGCCGCCGCAAATAG
- a CDS encoding SDR family NAD(P)-dependent oxidoreductase: MIELPKSVRIALGATGYGISDRRLGPAVAGKVILVTGASSGVGRATALRLAANGATVLAVARRAQLLEELRAEVFDCPGTVYVYPADLSDTDACAELIDRVLAEHGRVDVFVNNAGKSIRRWLSDSLDRWDNFDDTAKVNYLGPVRLVLSLLPSMRARHQGHIVNISTAGVHAPSVGWTAYIATKAAFNSWMRGAAPELRADGITTTAVHLQLVRSDMLGPFRMYRYTPSMSPEEAASLVCRAIVDRPLAIRPWWERAAAPMSYALDSSHTAQRALAVYAKAGNWNNRPTDWAGPIGRVEQAANLLDDAVTIAGWVPAAGAWNLLPPQRIPQLLLSLRDGAGLATVLASFAARFPDRLALIDDSGSVTAAELHRQVRRLAAALRARWNIGRGKRIGVLSRNHRGFVVASFAAARLSADLVPLNYGFAGPQIGEVLAREQVDLLLYDAEFHTEIEKSGYQGRRVLVRGSAGGLPTVEELVAEGGPPVRTPAYGGSVVLLTGGTTGVPKGAPRQLGVREAVPLIAGLHPRMVLAIGDLAKVEPIPRLGSPMVIAPPLHHTYGFGALLLAFLTGSTAVVHERFEAEQTLADIERHSVRIACLVPTMVKRIMELPADVRQNYNTERLQMVLCGAAPMPPWLAVAFMDEFGDVLFNGYGSTESGAGALATPADLRAAPGTVGKPPTGFVDIRIVDDQGREVPAGTTGRIVNKNPTMFRGYSDGKQRTMVGKYMDTGDLGHVDADGRLFIEGRSDDMIVSGGENVFPQEVETALLSHPALADAGAVGVPDDDFGQRLIAAVVLRGGAQATADELKQHIKSTLANYKVPRDIVFVAELPRTTAGKLRRQQLPEIISESQDARSQS; the protein is encoded by the coding sequence ATGATCGAACTACCGAAGTCGGTCCGGATCGCGCTGGGCGCAACCGGTTACGGCATCAGTGATCGCAGGCTGGGTCCGGCGGTCGCGGGCAAGGTCATTCTGGTGACCGGTGCGTCCTCCGGTGTCGGGCGCGCCACCGCCCTCAGACTGGCCGCGAACGGCGCGACGGTGCTTGCGGTCGCCCGGCGCGCGCAACTGCTCGAGGAACTGCGTGCGGAGGTGTTCGACTGTCCTGGAACGGTTTACGTCTACCCTGCGGATCTGAGCGATACCGATGCCTGTGCGGAGCTCATCGATCGCGTGCTCGCCGAGCACGGCCGCGTCGATGTGTTCGTGAACAATGCGGGCAAGTCGATTCGCCGCTGGCTCTCGGATTCACTGGACCGCTGGGACAATTTCGACGACACCGCCAAGGTGAACTACCTGGGACCGGTGCGGCTTGTGCTGAGTCTGCTGCCGTCCATGCGCGCCCGGCATCAGGGGCACATCGTCAATATCAGCACCGCCGGGGTGCATGCGCCGAGCGTCGGCTGGACCGCGTACATCGCCACCAAGGCGGCCTTCAACTCCTGGATGCGCGGCGCCGCACCGGAATTGCGGGCCGACGGCATAACGACTACCGCCGTGCACCTGCAACTGGTGCGCTCGGACATGCTGGGGCCGTTCCGGATGTACCGGTATACGCCGAGCATGTCACCGGAGGAGGCGGCGAGCCTGGTGTGCCGGGCGATCGTGGATCGGCCGCTGGCCATCCGGCCGTGGTGGGAGCGCGCGGCCGCGCCGATGTCGTATGCGCTGGACAGTTCGCACACCGCGCAGCGGGCCCTGGCGGTGTATGCGAAGGCGGGCAACTGGAACAACCGGCCGACGGATTGGGCCGGGCCGATCGGGCGGGTGGAGCAGGCGGCCAATCTGCTCGATGACGCGGTGACTATTGCAGGCTGGGTGCCGGCGGCGGGAGCGTGGAATCTGCTGCCGCCGCAGCGCATTCCGCAGCTGCTGCTCTCGCTGCGCGATGGAGCCGGGCTGGCGACGGTGCTGGCGTCCTTCGCGGCACGGTTTCCCGACCGGCTCGCCCTCATCGACGACAGCGGGTCGGTGACCGCCGCCGAACTACATCGCCAGGTGCGGCGTCTGGCCGCGGCATTGCGGGCTCGATGGAATATCGGGCGGGGCAAGCGAATCGGGGTGCTGAGTCGCAATCATCGCGGGTTTGTGGTGGCTTCCTTTGCGGCAGCGCGGCTCTCGGCTGATCTGGTGCCGCTGAACTACGGGTTCGCGGGGCCGCAGATCGGTGAGGTGCTGGCGCGGGAGCAGGTGGATCTGCTGCTCTACGACGCCGAATTCCACACCGAGATAGAGAAGTCCGGCTATCAGGGTCGCCGTGTGCTGGTGCGGGGGTCCGCCGGTGGGCTGCCGACCGTCGAAGAGCTTGTTGCCGAGGGCGGCCCGCCGGTGCGCACTCCGGCGTACGGCGGCTCGGTCGTACTGCTGACCGGCGGCACCACCGGTGTACCCAAGGGCGCTCCCCGGCAACTCGGTGTGCGGGAGGCCGTTCCCCTGATCGCCGGGCTGCACCCGCGCATGGTGCTGGCCATCGGGGATCTGGCCAAGGTCGAGCCGATTCCGCGGTTGGGCAGTCCGATGGTCATCGCACCGCCGCTGCATCACACCTATGGGTTCGGGGCACTGCTACTGGCCTTCCTGACCGGTTCCACCGCCGTCGTGCACGAGCGATTCGAGGCCGAGCAGACGCTGGCCGATATCGAACGCCACAGTGTGCGGATCGCCTGCCTGGTGCCGACCATGGTCAAACGCATTATGGAATTGCCTGCGGACGTGCGGCAGAACTACAACACCGAGCGCTTGCAGATGGTGCTGTGCGGAGCCGCACCCATGCCGCCGTGGCTGGCGGTCGCGTTCATGGACGAGTTCGGGGACGTGCTGTTCAACGGTTACGGATCCACAGAATCCGGTGCGGGAGCCTTGGCCACGCCCGCGGATCTGCGCGCCGCGCCTGGCACGGTCGGCAAGCCGCCGACCGGGTTCGTGGATATTCGGATCGTCGACGATCAGGGCCGCGAGGTCCCCGCCGGAACCACCGGGCGCATCGTCAACAAGAACCCCACCATGTTCCGTGGTTACAGCGACGGCAAGCAGCGAACCATGGTCGGAAAGTACATGGACACCGGCGATCTCGGGCATGTGGATGCCGACGGACGCCTGTTCATCGAAGGTCGCTCCGACGACATGATCGTCTCCGGTGGGGAGAACGTCTTCCCGCAGGAGGTGGAAACCGCACTGCTGTCGCATCCGGCGCTCGCCGATGCCGGCGCCGTCGGGGTGCCCGATGACGACTTCGGCCAGCGGCTCATCGCGGCGGTAGTCCTGCGCGGTGGCGCGCAAGCCACCGCGGACGAGCTGAAACAGCACATCAAATCCACACTCGCCAACTACAAAGTGCCGCGCGACATCGTGTTCGTGGCAGAGCTGCCCCGCACCACCGCGGGAAAGCTGCGCCGGCAACAACTTCCGGAGATCATCTCCGAATCACAGGACGCGAGGTCCCAGTCATGA
- a CDS encoding MBL fold metallo-hydrolase, whose protein sequence is MAHIDHATTSGTFSLDGETFEVENNVWVVGDDLECVIIDAPHSVPAILDVVGTRKVRAILATHAHDDHIRVAPELAAATGAPILLHPEDLVLWRLTHPDIAPDGELSDKQIIAVGGTELHVLHTPGHAPGAVCFHSPDLGVVFTGDTLFHGGPGATGRSYSDYDTIVASIADRLLALPPETLVHTGHGDSTTIGAEAPQLEEWRARDN, encoded by the coding sequence ATGGCGCATATCGATCACGCCACCACCTCGGGCACCTTCAGCCTGGACGGTGAGACCTTCGAGGTCGAGAACAATGTCTGGGTGGTCGGCGACGATCTGGAGTGCGTCATCATCGATGCGCCGCACAGTGTTCCGGCCATTCTGGATGTGGTGGGCACACGCAAGGTGCGGGCGATTCTTGCCACGCACGCGCACGACGATCACATCCGGGTCGCGCCGGAGCTGGCCGCGGCCACCGGTGCGCCGATTCTGCTGCACCCGGAGGATCTGGTGCTGTGGCGGCTGACCCATCCGGATATCGCTCCCGACGGCGAACTTTCGGACAAGCAGATCATCGCGGTGGGCGGCACCGAACTGCATGTGCTGCACACTCCCGGCCATGCACCGGGCGCGGTCTGCTTCCACTCCCCTGATCTGGGTGTGGTTTTCACCGGCGATACGCTCTTCCACGGTGGTCCGGGCGCGACGGGGCGGTCCTACTCCGACTACGACACCATTGTGGCCTCGATCGCCGACCGGCTGCTGGCGCTGCCGCCGGAGACCCTCGTGCACACCGGTCACGGCGACTCCACCACCATCGGCGCGGAGGCGCCGCAGCTCGAAGAGTGGCGGGCGCGCGACAACTAA
- a CDS encoding flavin-containing monooxygenase → MVGSASHGNPSASGSAPDHEVAVIGAGPGGIAAGVKLKKAGVTDFVIIERADEVGGSWNENHYPGLEVDIPSLAYQYSFARNAKWTRLFAPGAEVKQYHIDVATRFGLYPHLRFGTEVAGEEWDEDNHWWKLHIQGGEVITARFVVSAVGAFVSPKQDPGIPGLEDYRGELQRPSAWDHDYDLTGKRVAIIGTGASSVQITPSIAGQVGTLAVFQRTPVWCIPKPNPKIPDAVKVVLQTPGLQAATHGAVLVAVDLVLRAMSNAPMAVVRPTMRAVDASAIAGYRGLLRMMVRDPQTRAALTPDYGPIAKRPTANTGYLLSFNRDNVELVTTSIERFTPGGIRTTDGTEREFDMVVLATGYHVFSDPETYTPGMVVGRDGLDLGKFYTEHGLQAYESVALPGLPNRWTLVGPYSWSGSGWHAFVEMTADHAVRAISEARRRGATFVAVRQDAHDAYHRAIYQHGAAMRFYLAELNAHVPTYYRNSQGDSTYIRPTGFFAARRGHRRFPFSDYRFDVLRPKPVKPQANGAKPKRTRRAKTDSPA, encoded by the coding sequence ATGGTGGGCAGCGCATCGCATGGAAATCCGTCGGCATCGGGGTCCGCTCCGGATCACGAGGTCGCCGTCATCGGCGCGGGACCCGGCGGAATCGCCGCCGGCGTCAAGCTGAAGAAGGCGGGTGTCACGGATTTCGTGATCATCGAGCGCGCCGACGAGGTGGGCGGCAGCTGGAACGAAAACCATTACCCGGGACTGGAAGTCGACATCCCGTCGCTCGCCTATCAATACTCGTTCGCCCGAAATGCCAAGTGGACCAGGCTGTTCGCGCCCGGCGCGGAGGTCAAGCAGTACCACATCGACGTGGCCACGCGATTCGGGCTGTATCCGCATCTGCGGTTCGGCACCGAGGTGGCCGGTGAGGAATGGGACGAGGACAACCACTGGTGGAAACTGCATATCCAAGGCGGCGAGGTCATTACCGCGCGCTTCGTGGTGAGTGCGGTGGGTGCGTTCGTCAGCCCGAAGCAGGATCCCGGCATTCCGGGGCTGGAGGACTATCGGGGCGAGCTGCAGCGGCCCTCGGCGTGGGATCACGACTACGACCTCACGGGTAAGCGGGTCGCCATTATCGGCACCGGCGCGAGTTCGGTGCAGATCACGCCGTCGATCGCCGGACAGGTGGGCACTCTCGCGGTATTCCAGCGGACGCCGGTGTGGTGTATTCCCAAGCCCAATCCCAAGATTCCCGATGCGGTGAAGGTGGTCCTGCAGACGCCGGGGCTGCAGGCCGCGACACACGGCGCGGTGCTGGTGGCTGTGGATCTCGTCCTGCGGGCCATGTCGAACGCGCCGATGGCGGTAGTACGGCCGACCATGCGGGCCGTGGACGCATCCGCTATCGCCGGGTACCGGGGGCTACTGCGCATGATGGTGCGCGACCCGCAGACACGCGCGGCGCTGACACCGGACTACGGGCCGATCGCCAAGCGCCCCACCGCGAATACCGGCTATCTGCTGAGCTTCAATCGCGACAATGTCGAACTGGTCACCACATCGATCGAGCGATTCACCCCGGGCGGCATCCGCACCACCGACGGCACCGAACGCGAATTCGACATGGTGGTGCTCGCGACCGGGTACCACGTGTTCTCCGATCCGGAGACCTACACCCCGGGCATGGTGGTGGGCCGCGACGGGCTCGACCTGGGCAAGTTCTATACCGAGCACGGTCTGCAGGCCTACGAGAGCGTGGCACTGCCGGGTCTGCCCAATCGGTGGACGCTGGTCGGGCCGTACTCGTGGTCGGGCAGCGGCTGGCATGCCTTCGTGGAGATGACGGCCGATCATGCGGTGCGGGCCATTTCGGAGGCGCGGCGGCGCGGGGCCACGTTCGTGGCGGTCCGGCAGGATGCGCACGACGCCTACCATCGCGCGATCTATCAGCACGGTGCGGCCATGCGGTTCTATCTGGCCGAGCTGAATGCGCATGTGCCGACGTACTACCGGAATTCGCAGGGGGACAGCACGTATATCCGTCCCACCGGATTCTTCGCGGCGCGGCGCGGGCATCGGCGATTCCCGTTCTCCGACTATCGGTTCGACGTACTGCGGCCGAAGCCGGTCAAGCCGCAGGCCAATGGCGCCAAGCCGAAACGCACGCGGCGCGCCAAGACCGACAGCCCCGCGTGA
- a CDS encoding amino acid-binding protein, with product MRQTEVHALACEVCGRLPHPRRTRLTLAKLAAVFPVELALHALVIHFDLPYLVTVALLTITTTILVIWVVEPGAMRYLARWLHGPELDQRQRLDSAELLWRIRVRLDNTPGRLELLAKQLTYRRANILTVHVHHLEDGVLDELVVSTPADVGPPRLAHAITKAGGSTVGIWPASALTLVDGQTRALSLATRVAGDPGELPLVIAELLGAQYVSAVDPEYAPAGTILEISADIEIDAMTFVRPEEPFTPAEIARAHRLTDLARLTARQG from the coding sequence ATGAGGCAAACCGAGGTACATGCCCTGGCATGCGAAGTATGCGGTCGCCTGCCCCATCCTCGTCGCACCCGGCTGACCCTGGCCAAGCTCGCCGCGGTGTTCCCGGTCGAATTGGCGCTGCACGCGCTGGTCATCCATTTCGATTTGCCGTATCTGGTCACCGTCGCGCTACTGACCATCACCACCACGATTCTCGTCATCTGGGTGGTCGAGCCGGGCGCCATGCGCTATCTGGCCCGCTGGCTGCACGGGCCGGAACTCGATCAGCGGCAGCGCCTGGACAGCGCCGAGCTGCTGTGGCGCATTCGAGTGCGCCTGGACAACACCCCCGGTCGCCTGGAACTGCTCGCCAAACAGCTCACCTATCGCCGCGCGAACATCCTCACGGTGCACGTGCACCATCTGGAGGACGGCGTGCTGGACGAACTGGTGGTCTCGACACCCGCTGATGTCGGGCCGCCGCGGCTGGCCCATGCCATTACCAAAGCGGGCGGATCGACGGTCGGCATCTGGCCCGCCTCCGCCCTGACTCTGGTCGACGGTCAGACCCGCGCACTGAGCCTGGCCACCCGGGTCGCCGGCGATCCCGGCGAGTTGCCCCTGGTGATCGCGGAACTGCTGGGCGCGCAGTATGTTTCGGCCGTCGATCCGGAATATGCCCCGGCCGGAACGATTCTGGAGATCTCCGCCGATATCGAAATCGACGCCATGACCTTCGTGCGCCCCGAGGAGCCGTTCACCCCGGCCGAGATCGCTCGCGCGCACCGGCTCACCGATCTCGCCCGACTCACCGCCCGACAGGGCTGA
- a CDS encoding glutamate--cysteine ligase, translated as MEAPPTVGVEEEFLLVDPRTGAPVGRNADVARTAADFGIDMQLEIMRCQVETSTRVHTNTVDLLRELRELRRGAAACAEKNDALLLAVAVPPALPEELLTFTSTPRYHRVVETFGRLAREQGLCGCHVHVAVPDREVALQVSNFLRPWLPLLLSLTANSAIYHGDETGYASWRNILWRRWPSAGPPPHFGTVVEFDAAVESMLSLGVILDRKMVYWDVRPSVTFPTVEVRVSDVPATVEETALLATLVRAAVMTARRAAVTPVIAEDTLRAAYWRAAHEGMDGPAIDPADGRTIPMQDLLAKLIDLVRPALEDLGDVSFVDDTLTALLARGNGARRQLRAFHARGEISDVVEELAEATLHTCR; from the coding sequence GTGGAAGCCCCGCCGACGGTGGGTGTCGAAGAGGAGTTTCTCCTCGTGGATCCGCGTACCGGTGCGCCTGTCGGCAGGAATGCCGACGTCGCCCGCACCGCTGCGGATTTCGGCATCGATATGCAATTGGAGATCATGCGGTGCCAGGTGGAAACCAGCACCCGTGTGCATACGAATACGGTCGATCTACTCCGGGAATTGCGTGAATTGCGGCGTGGCGCTGCGGCTTGCGCGGAGAAGAATGACGCATTACTGCTGGCAGTCGCCGTGCCGCCCGCCCTTCCTGAGGAACTGCTCACCTTTACCAGCACCCCGCGCTATCACCGGGTCGTCGAGACCTTCGGCAGGCTCGCCCGGGAGCAGGGTCTGTGCGGCTGCCATGTCCATGTCGCGGTGCCCGATCGTGAAGTGGCACTGCAGGTCAGCAATTTCCTGCGGCCCTGGCTACCGCTGCTGCTGTCGCTGACGGCCAACTCCGCCATCTATCACGGTGACGAAACCGGTTATGCCAGTTGGCGAAACATTCTCTGGCGGCGCTGGCCCAGCGCCGGGCCGCCACCCCACTTCGGCACGGTCGTCGAGTTCGACGCCGCGGTCGAGTCCATGCTGTCGCTGGGCGTGATCCTGGACCGCAAAATGGTGTATTGGGATGTGCGCCCGTCGGTTACGTTCCCCACCGTCGAGGTCCGCGTCAGCGATGTACCGGCCACCGTGGAGGAAACGGCTCTCCTGGCCACCCTGGTGCGCGCCGCGGTCATGACCGCCCGCCGTGCCGCCGTGACACCGGTGATAGCGGAAGACACACTGCGCGCGGCATATTGGCGCGCGGCCCACGAGGGTATGGACGGCCCGGCCATCGACCCCGCGGACGGCCGGACCATCCCGATGCAGGATCTGCTCGCGAAACTCATCGATCTGGTCCGGCCCGCCCTGGAAGACCTGGGCGACGTCTCCTTCGTAGACGACACCCTCACCGCCCTCCTCGCCCGCGGCAACGGAGCCCGCAGACAGCTCAGGGCTTTTCACGCGCGCGGCGAAATATCGGACGTAGTCGAGGAACTCGCCGAAGCCACCCTCCACACCTGCCGCTGA